In the Gossypium arboreum isolate Shixiya-1 chromosome 10, ASM2569848v2, whole genome shotgun sequence genome, one interval contains:
- the LOC108489473 gene encoding formamidopyrimidine-DNA glycosylase isoform X4 — protein sequence MPELPEVEAARRAIEENCLGKKIKRAIIANDSKVIEGVSSVDFESALLGKTIVSAHRKGKNLWLHLDSPPFPSFQFGMAGAIYIKGVAVTKYKRSAVKDNDEWPSKYSKFFVELDDGLELSFTDKRRFARVRLLKDSYISGIGNWIADEVLYQARIHPLQICSSLSKENCATLHNCIKEVIEKAVEVGADSSQFPSNWIFHSREKKPGKAFVDGKKIDFINAGGRTSAYVPELQKLSGTVATKAAGKPRKQASKKKGGDEAEDNDDDEDGVGDEPTNEEEESTKITKPKKGGNPRGRGRKPPMKRKAKESDDDDDDDDSGGNNDGSSEEDDEDLTEKDRKVKTNTSNKQVKTVKTSKRPVSSQDGKKPKRASS from the exons ATGCCGGAGCTTCCAGAGGTAGAGGCAGCAAGAAGAGCGATAGAAGAGAACTGCTTGGGGAAGAAGATCAAGAGAGCGATTATAGCCAATGACTCTAAAGTCATCGAAGGAGTCTCTTCTGTGGACTTCGAGTCCGCTCTCTTAGGCAAGACCATCGTCTCTGCTCACCGAAAGGGCAAGAACCTCTGGCTCCaccttgattcccctccttttcCCTCTTTCCAGTTCG GCATGGCCGGTGCTATTTATATAAAAGGCGTTGCTGTTACAAAATATAAGAG GTCTGCTGTAAAAGACAATGATGAATGGCCGTCCAAATATTCAAAGTTCTTTGTTGAA CTAGATGATGGTTTGGAGCTATCTTTCACTGATAAGAGGCGATTTGCTAGAGTCCGCTTGCTCAAAgat AGTTACATCTCAGGAATTGGCAATTGGATTGCAGATGAAGTGCTATACCAA GCAAGAATTCATCCACTGCAGATTTGTTCCAGCCTGTCCAAAGAAAACTGTGCAACTTTACACAATTGCATCAAGGAG GTTATTGAAAAAGCAGTTGAAGTTGGGGCAGATAGTAGTCAGTTCCCAAGTAATTGGATATTTCATTCTCGCGAAAAGAAGCCTGGCAAGGCTTTTGTTGACG GGAAGAAAATTGATTTTATCAATGCTGGTGGCAGG ACATCCGCATATGTACCTGAGTTGCAGAAATTGAGTGGAACAGTAGCTACAAAAGCAGCAGGTAAACCTAGAAAGCAGGCTTCAAAGAAAAAAGGAGGTGATGAGGCTGaggataatgatgatgatgaagatgGCGTTGGTGATGAACCTACGAATGAGGAAGAGGAAAGCACTAAAATAACCAAACCTAAGAAGGGGGGAAACCCTAGAGGTCGTGGTAGAAAGCCCCCTATGAAAAGAAAAGCCAAAGAgagtgatgatgatgatgatgatgatgatagtgGTGGTAACAATGATGGTAGCAGTGAAGAGGATGATGAAGATCTGACAGAGAAAGATAGGAAGGTTAAAACTAATACTAGTAACAAACAAGTGAAGACTGTGAAGACATCGAAGCGACCAGTGAGTAGTCAAGATGGTAAGAAGCCTAAGAGAGCAAGTAGCTAG
- the LOC108489473 gene encoding formamidopyrimidine-DNA glycosylase isoform X2 — translation MPELPEVEAARRAIEENCLGKKIKRAIIANDSKVIEGVSSVDFESALLGKTIVSAHRKGKNLWLHLDSPPFPSFQFGMAGAIYIKGVAVTKYKRSAVKDNDEWPSKYSKFFVELDDGLELSFTDKRRFARVRLLKDPTSVPPISELGPDALFEPMTINEFTDSLSKKKIGIKALLLDQSYISGIGNWIADEVLYQARIHPLQICSSLSKENCATLHNCIKEVIEKAVEVGADSSQFPSNWIFHSREKKPGKAFVDGKKIDFINAGGRTSAYVPELQKLSGTVATKAAGKPRKQASKKKGGDEAEDNDDDEDGVGDEPTNEEEESTKITKPKKGGNPRGRGRKPPMKRKAKESDDDDDDDDSGGNNDGSSEEDDEDLTEKDRKVKTNTSNKQVKTVKTSKRPVSSQDGKKPKRASS, via the exons ATGCCGGAGCTTCCAGAGGTAGAGGCAGCAAGAAGAGCGATAGAAGAGAACTGCTTGGGGAAGAAGATCAAGAGAGCGATTATAGCCAATGACTCTAAAGTCATCGAAGGAGTCTCTTCTGTGGACTTCGAGTCCGCTCTCTTAGGCAAGACCATCGTCTCTGCTCACCGAAAGGGCAAGAACCTCTGGCTCCaccttgattcccctccttttcCCTCTTTCCAGTTCG GCATGGCCGGTGCTATTTATATAAAAGGCGTTGCTGTTACAAAATATAAGAG GTCTGCTGTAAAAGACAATGATGAATGGCCGTCCAAATATTCAAAGTTCTTTGTTGAA CTAGATGATGGTTTGGAGCTATCTTTCACTGATAAGAGGCGATTTGCTAGAGTCCGCTTGCTCAAAgat CCTACATCTGTGCCTCCAATATCTGAGCTTGGTCCTGATGCACTGTTTGAgcctatgacaattaatgaattTACTGACTCCTTAAGCAAGAAGAAGATTGGAATTAAAGCTCTATTGCTTGATCAG AGTTACATCTCAGGAATTGGCAATTGGATTGCAGATGAAGTGCTATACCAA GCAAGAATTCATCCACTGCAGATTTGTTCCAGCCTGTCCAAAGAAAACTGTGCAACTTTACACAATTGCATCAAGGAG GTTATTGAAAAAGCAGTTGAAGTTGGGGCAGATAGTAGTCAGTTCCCAAGTAATTGGATATTTCATTCTCGCGAAAAGAAGCCTGGCAAGGCTTTTGTTGACG GGAAGAAAATTGATTTTATCAATGCTGGTGGCAGG ACATCCGCATATGTACCTGAGTTGCAGAAATTGAGTGGAACAGTAGCTACAAAAGCAGCAGGTAAACCTAGAAAGCAGGCTTCAAAGAAAAAAGGAGGTGATGAGGCTGaggataatgatgatgatgaagatgGCGTTGGTGATGAACCTACGAATGAGGAAGAGGAAAGCACTAAAATAACCAAACCTAAGAAGGGGGGAAACCCTAGAGGTCGTGGTAGAAAGCCCCCTATGAAAAGAAAAGCCAAAGAgagtgatgatgatgatgatgatgatgatagtgGTGGTAACAATGATGGTAGCAGTGAAGAGGATGATGAAGATCTGACAGAGAAAGATAGGAAGGTTAAAACTAATACTAGTAACAAACAAGTGAAGACTGTGAAGACATCGAAGCGACCAGTGAGTAGTCAAGATGGTAAGAAGCCTAAGAGAGCAAGTAGCTAG
- the LOC108489473 gene encoding formamidopyrimidine-DNA glycosylase isoform X1, with amino-acid sequence MPELPEVEAARRAIEENCLGKKIKRAIIANDSKVIEGVSSVDFESALLGKTIVSAHRKGKNLWLHLDSPPFPSFQFGMAGAIYIKGVAVTKYKRSAVKDNDEWPSKYSKFFVELDDGLELSFTDKRRFARVRLLKDPTSVPPISELGPDALFEPMTINEFTDSLSKKKIGIKALLLDQSYISGIGNWIADEVLYQARIHPLQICSSLSKENCATLHNCIKEVIQYAVEVDADCKRFPCDWLFHFRWGKKSGKIKGKIPLMKLIIMLKKLFLQVIEKAVEVGADSSQFPSNWIFHSREKKPGKAFVDGKKIDFINAGGRTSAYVPELQKLSGTVATKAAGKPRKQASKKKGGDEAEDNDDDEDGVGDEPTNEEEESTKITKPKKGGNPRGRGRKPPMKRKAKESDDDDDDDDSGGNNDGSSEEDDEDLTEKDRKVKTNTSNKQVKTVKTSKRPVSSQDGKKPKRASS; translated from the exons ATGCCGGAGCTTCCAGAGGTAGAGGCAGCAAGAAGAGCGATAGAAGAGAACTGCTTGGGGAAGAAGATCAAGAGAGCGATTATAGCCAATGACTCTAAAGTCATCGAAGGAGTCTCTTCTGTGGACTTCGAGTCCGCTCTCTTAGGCAAGACCATCGTCTCTGCTCACCGAAAGGGCAAGAACCTCTGGCTCCaccttgattcccctccttttcCCTCTTTCCAGTTCG GCATGGCCGGTGCTATTTATATAAAAGGCGTTGCTGTTACAAAATATAAGAG GTCTGCTGTAAAAGACAATGATGAATGGCCGTCCAAATATTCAAAGTTCTTTGTTGAA CTAGATGATGGTTTGGAGCTATCTTTCACTGATAAGAGGCGATTTGCTAGAGTCCGCTTGCTCAAAgat CCTACATCTGTGCCTCCAATATCTGAGCTTGGTCCTGATGCACTGTTTGAgcctatgacaattaatgaattTACTGACTCCTTAAGCAAGAAGAAGATTGGAATTAAAGCTCTATTGCTTGATCAG AGTTACATCTCAGGAATTGGCAATTGGATTGCAGATGAAGTGCTATACCAA GCAAGAATTCATCCACTGCAGATTTGTTCCAGCCTGTCCAAAGAAAACTGTGCAACTTTACACAATTGCATCAAGGAG GTCATTCAGTATGCTGTTGAAGTTGATGCTGACTGCAAACGTTTTCCTTGTGATTGGTTGTTTCATTTTCGGTGGGGCAAAAAGTCTGGAAAAATTAAGGGTAAGATACCTCTCATGAAACTGATAATCATGTTGAAAAAATTGTTTTTACAGGTTATTGAAAAAGCAGTTGAAGTTGGGGCAGATAGTAGTCAGTTCCCAAGTAATTGGATATTTCATTCTCGCGAAAAGAAGCCTGGCAAGGCTTTTGTTGACG GGAAGAAAATTGATTTTATCAATGCTGGTGGCAGG ACATCCGCATATGTACCTGAGTTGCAGAAATTGAGTGGAACAGTAGCTACAAAAGCAGCAGGTAAACCTAGAAAGCAGGCTTCAAAGAAAAAAGGAGGTGATGAGGCTGaggataatgatgatgatgaagatgGCGTTGGTGATGAACCTACGAATGAGGAAGAGGAAAGCACTAAAATAACCAAACCTAAGAAGGGGGGAAACCCTAGAGGTCGTGGTAGAAAGCCCCCTATGAAAAGAAAAGCCAAAGAgagtgatgatgatgatgatgatgatgatagtgGTGGTAACAATGATGGTAGCAGTGAAGAGGATGATGAAGATCTGACAGAGAAAGATAGGAAGGTTAAAACTAATACTAGTAACAAACAAGTGAAGACTGTGAAGACATCGAAGCGACCAGTGAGTAGTCAAGATGGTAAGAAGCCTAAGAGAGCAAGTAGCTAG
- the LOC108489473 gene encoding formamidopyrimidine-DNA glycosylase isoform X3, which translates to MPELPEVEAARRAIEENCLGKKIKRAIIANDSKVIEGVSSVDFESALLGKTIVSAHRKGKNLWLHLDSPPFPSFQFGMAGAIYIKGVAVTKYKRSAVKDNDEWPSKYSKFFVELDDGLELSFTDKRRFARVRLLKDPTSVPPISELGPDALFEPMTINEFTDSLSKKKIGIKALLLDQSYISGIGNWIADEVLYQARIHPLQICSSLSKENCATLHNCIKEVIQYAVEVDADCKRFPCDWLFHFRWGKKSGKIKGKKIDFINAGGRTSAYVPELQKLSGTVATKAAGKPRKQASKKKGGDEAEDNDDDEDGVGDEPTNEEEESTKITKPKKGGNPRGRGRKPPMKRKAKESDDDDDDDDSGGNNDGSSEEDDEDLTEKDRKVKTNTSNKQVKTVKTSKRPVSSQDGKKPKRASS; encoded by the exons ATGCCGGAGCTTCCAGAGGTAGAGGCAGCAAGAAGAGCGATAGAAGAGAACTGCTTGGGGAAGAAGATCAAGAGAGCGATTATAGCCAATGACTCTAAAGTCATCGAAGGAGTCTCTTCTGTGGACTTCGAGTCCGCTCTCTTAGGCAAGACCATCGTCTCTGCTCACCGAAAGGGCAAGAACCTCTGGCTCCaccttgattcccctccttttcCCTCTTTCCAGTTCG GCATGGCCGGTGCTATTTATATAAAAGGCGTTGCTGTTACAAAATATAAGAG GTCTGCTGTAAAAGACAATGATGAATGGCCGTCCAAATATTCAAAGTTCTTTGTTGAA CTAGATGATGGTTTGGAGCTATCTTTCACTGATAAGAGGCGATTTGCTAGAGTCCGCTTGCTCAAAgat CCTACATCTGTGCCTCCAATATCTGAGCTTGGTCCTGATGCACTGTTTGAgcctatgacaattaatgaattTACTGACTCCTTAAGCAAGAAGAAGATTGGAATTAAAGCTCTATTGCTTGATCAG AGTTACATCTCAGGAATTGGCAATTGGATTGCAGATGAAGTGCTATACCAA GCAAGAATTCATCCACTGCAGATTTGTTCCAGCCTGTCCAAAGAAAACTGTGCAACTTTACACAATTGCATCAAGGAG GTCATTCAGTATGCTGTTGAAGTTGATGCTGACTGCAAACGTTTTCCTTGTGATTGGTTGTTTCATTTTCGGTGGGGCAAAAAGTCTGGAAAAATTAAGG GGAAGAAAATTGATTTTATCAATGCTGGTGGCAGG ACATCCGCATATGTACCTGAGTTGCAGAAATTGAGTGGAACAGTAGCTACAAAAGCAGCAGGTAAACCTAGAAAGCAGGCTTCAAAGAAAAAAGGAGGTGATGAGGCTGaggataatgatgatgatgaagatgGCGTTGGTGATGAACCTACGAATGAGGAAGAGGAAAGCACTAAAATAACCAAACCTAAGAAGGGGGGAAACCCTAGAGGTCGTGGTAGAAAGCCCCCTATGAAAAGAAAAGCCAAAGAgagtgatgatgatgatgatgatgatgatagtgGTGGTAACAATGATGGTAGCAGTGAAGAGGATGATGAAGATCTGACAGAGAAAGATAGGAAGGTTAAAACTAATACTAGTAACAAACAAGTGAAGACTGTGAAGACATCGAAGCGACCAGTGAGTAGTCAAGATGGTAAGAAGCCTAAGAGAGCAAGTAGCTAG
- the LOC128281493 gene encoding arabinogalactan protein 20-like yields the protein MAVISFRVFMKVVTIFAIVFATVSPKVEAQSVAPAPSPTSDGTSIDQGIAYILMLVALVLTYLIHPLDVSSYTFF from the exons ATGGCAGTCATTTCTTTTAGGGTTTTTATGAAAGTTGTGACCATCTTTGCTATTGTTTTTGCTACTGTCTCACCCAAAGTTGAAGCTCAGTCTGTTGCACCAGCTCCTTCTCCTACAAGTGATG GAACTTCAATTGACCAAGGGATTGCTTACATTCTGATGCTTGTGGCACTGGTGCTTACATACCTTATCCACCCTCTAGACGTATCCTCCTACACcttcttttaa
- the LOC108489473 gene encoding formamidopyrimidine-DNA glycosylase isoform X5 has protein sequence MPELPEVEAARRAIEENCLGKKIKRAIIANDSKVIEGVSSVDFESALLGKTIVSAHRKGKNLWLHLDSPPFPSFQFGMAGAIYIKGVAVTKYKRSAVKDNDEWPSKYSKFFVESYISGIGNWIADEVLYQARIHPLQICSSLSKENCATLHNCIKEVIEKAVEVGADSSQFPSNWIFHSREKKPGKAFVDGKKIDFINAGGRTSAYVPELQKLSGTVATKAAGKPRKQASKKKGGDEAEDNDDDEDGVGDEPTNEEEESTKITKPKKGGNPRGRGRKPPMKRKAKESDDDDDDDDSGGNNDGSSEEDDEDLTEKDRKVKTNTSNKQVKTVKTSKRPVSSQDGKKPKRASS, from the exons ATGCCGGAGCTTCCAGAGGTAGAGGCAGCAAGAAGAGCGATAGAAGAGAACTGCTTGGGGAAGAAGATCAAGAGAGCGATTATAGCCAATGACTCTAAAGTCATCGAAGGAGTCTCTTCTGTGGACTTCGAGTCCGCTCTCTTAGGCAAGACCATCGTCTCTGCTCACCGAAAGGGCAAGAACCTCTGGCTCCaccttgattcccctccttttcCCTCTTTCCAGTTCG GCATGGCCGGTGCTATTTATATAAAAGGCGTTGCTGTTACAAAATATAAGAG GTCTGCTGTAAAAGACAATGATGAATGGCCGTCCAAATATTCAAAGTTCTTTGTTGAA AGTTACATCTCAGGAATTGGCAATTGGATTGCAGATGAAGTGCTATACCAA GCAAGAATTCATCCACTGCAGATTTGTTCCAGCCTGTCCAAAGAAAACTGTGCAACTTTACACAATTGCATCAAGGAG GTTATTGAAAAAGCAGTTGAAGTTGGGGCAGATAGTAGTCAGTTCCCAAGTAATTGGATATTTCATTCTCGCGAAAAGAAGCCTGGCAAGGCTTTTGTTGACG GGAAGAAAATTGATTTTATCAATGCTGGTGGCAGG ACATCCGCATATGTACCTGAGTTGCAGAAATTGAGTGGAACAGTAGCTACAAAAGCAGCAGGTAAACCTAGAAAGCAGGCTTCAAAGAAAAAAGGAGGTGATGAGGCTGaggataatgatgatgatgaagatgGCGTTGGTGATGAACCTACGAATGAGGAAGAGGAAAGCACTAAAATAACCAAACCTAAGAAGGGGGGAAACCCTAGAGGTCGTGGTAGAAAGCCCCCTATGAAAAGAAAAGCCAAAGAgagtgatgatgatgatgatgatgatgatagtgGTGGTAACAATGATGGTAGCAGTGAAGAGGATGATGAAGATCTGACAGAGAAAGATAGGAAGGTTAAAACTAATACTAGTAACAAACAAGTGAAGACTGTGAAGACATCGAAGCGACCAGTGAGTAGTCAAGATGGTAAGAAGCCTAAGAGAGCAAGTAGCTAG